One genomic region from Eptesicus fuscus isolate TK198812 chromosome 4, DD_ASM_mEF_20220401, whole genome shotgun sequence encodes:
- the LOC103302863 gene encoding ERI1 exoribonuclease 2, whose product MATKRLARLDSSGARPWARRAGARRAAEAVSGGQPALCSRTPLWGSPQDTSSFAEQLFDYLIVIDFESTCWNDGKRHRTQEIIEFPAVLLSTSTGEIESEFHAYVQPQEHPVLSEFCMELTGIKQAQVDEGVPLKICLSQFCKWIQKIQQQKKITFATGVSDLSTSEVKLCAFVTWSGENQKD is encoded by the exons ATGGCGACCAAGAGGTTGGCGCG CTTGGACTCGTCAGGAGCAAGGCCCTGGGCGCGGCGCGCGGGAGCCCGGCGGGCGGCAGAGGCGGTGAGTGGGGGCCAGCCTGCGCTGTGCAGCCGCACCCCACTCTGGGGCTCACCGCAGGACACCTCCTCTTTTGCAGAGCAGCTGTTCGACTACTTAATTGTGATTGATTTCGAGTCGACGTGCTGGAATGACGGGAAACGCCACCGCACCCAGGAAATCA TTGAATTTCCAGCAGTATTGCTGAGCACATCAACCGGAGAGATTGAATCTGAGTTCCATGCTTATGTTCAGCCTCAGGAACATCCAGTTCTTTCTGAATTTTGCATGGAGCTGACAGGCATAAAGCAG GCTCAAGTGGATGAAGGGGTCCCTCTGAAGATTTGCTTATCTCAGTTCTGTAAATGGATTCAGAAGATTCAGCAACAGAAGAAAATTACTTTTGCTACTGGGGTTTCAGATCTATCTACTTCAGAAGTAAAATTGTGTGCATTTGTTACTTGGTCAG GAGAAAACCAAAAGGACTGA